One window from the genome of Diorhabda sublineata isolate icDioSubl1.1 chromosome 10, icDioSubl1.1, whole genome shotgun sequence encodes:
- the LOC130449960 gene encoding THAP domain-containing protein 2-like yields MVSCVDCSCSNTPKNKSLGITFHSFPKDSEKNKLWKNFVNKPNWTPTRTSVLCSQHFTNECFDRTSMLKVRLHPNALPTIKVDRLKYVRTFNPVQLTSIESSEYQDEPLPGPSIKTEPDLVINPCTDDTPRQKHLERKIMDLVKRDALRTKQIRKLHKIIWRQKKVINSLKTIVCLLKNKKLTDG; encoded by the exons ATGGTTAGTTGTGTTGATTGCAGTTGCTCTAACACtcctaaaaataaatctttagGAATTACTTTTCACAG TTTTCCTAAAGATagtgagaaaaataaattgtggaaaaattttgttaacaaaCCAAATTGGACGCCTACAAGAACTAGTGTTTTATGTTCTCAACATTTCACCAATGAATGCTTCGATCGAACTTCAATGCTAAAAGTTAGATTGCATCCAAATGCTCTTCCTACAATTAAAGTTGACCGTTTGAAATAT gtAAGGACATTTAATCCAGTTCAACTTACATCTATTGAGTCATCTGAATACCAAGATGAGCCTCTACCAGGGCCATCAATCAAGACAGAACCAGATCTTGTTATAAATCCATGTACAGATGATACTCCAcgtcaaaaacatttagaaaggAAAATCATGGATTTGGTAAAGAGAGATGCTTTAAGAACCAAACAAATTCGAAaacttcataaaattatttggaGACAGAAGAAAGTAATAAATTCCCTTAAGACAATTGTATGTTtgctaaaaaataagaaactcaCTGATGGCTGA
- the LOC130449846 gene encoding ammonium transporter 3-like — protein MNLSLDYEQFDDDNKYDFVDERNVFYNYTLNGTDIGYGHINSYIRITFVLLLRLGFVLVQMGTVPVENVYRISFFNIFEIGNVIMSYFLIGHMLSFGKSTYKGWLGYSYNFSYNLDGALYGLCACLIGSSQISCFLVGRVHLACSVFTTLLYCSWYQPFLIHWIWSTNGWMNKSKLMGSKVSVKDYGGNLVIHLSSSIIGTIGSLFLGRRLIKMDDLDEHSLGREHSGNTMVGLVFIVLGYIAFNLPTPFFEANRKPHNYVGVILTNNLIAFGAGILIVCLLHLIIFRSIYNYWIIVRCFQGGIAGIISIAAAVDIYTYLESLGISAITSIFFFFFSILIHNTALEDYCNLISSHLIGSIIAVMACPLLANKQNFETKFRKVHILWQFICLCVVIAITTVFAWFVFLIFALCKLLRNKHEVLNHRRAVMIKRYLPKKGLLERLFMIDSKTDHIEPGEEKRKQYMVDKQTFT, from the exons ATGAATCTCAGTTTAGATTATGAACAATTTGATGATGATAACAAATATGATTTCGTTGACGAGAGAAATGTATTTTACAATTATACACTAAATGGAACTGATATTGGATACGGCCATATAAACTCATACATTAGAATTACATTCG ttcttttaCTTAGGTTAGGTTTTGTTTTGGTACAAATGGGTACCGTACCTGTTGAAAATGTCTACagaatatcatttttcaatattttcgaaattggAAACGTCATTATGTCCTATTTTTTGATCGGACATATGCTTTCATTTGGAAAGTCTACTTACAAAGGTTGGTTGGGATATTCgtacaatttttcatataatttggaCGGTGCATTATACG GATTATGTGCTTGTTTAATAGGATCCTCGCAGATATCATGTTTCTTGGTGGGAAGAGTACATCTTGCGTGTTCTGTATTTACGACGCTTCTCTATTGCTCTTGGTATCAACCGTTCTTAATTCATTGGATATGGAGCACCAATGGATGGATGAATAAATCGAAATTGATGGGTTCTAAAGTATCAGTCAAAGATTATGGAGGGAATTTGGTTATACACCTATCGAGCAGCATAATAGGAACCATAG GTTCGTTGTTTTTGGGTAGAAGGCTTATAAAAATGGATGACTTGGATGAACATTCTTTGGGACGTGAGCATTCTGGTAATACTATGGTTGGTTTAGTATTTATCGTGCTCGGATACATTGCATTCAATTTACCTACGCCTTTTTTCGAAGCAAATCGGAAACCCCATAATTATGTAGGAGTGATCCTGACCAACAACCTTATAGCATTTGGAGCAG GTATTTTGATAGTGTGCCTTCTACATTTGATAATCTTTcgcagtatctacaattattggATTATTGTGAGATGTTTCCAAGGAGGAATAGCTGGAATAATATCAATTGCCGCAGCAGTGgatatttatacttatttggaaAGTTTGGGAATATCGGCAATAACttccatatttttcttcttcttttccataTTGATACATAATACTGCTTTAGAAGATTACTGTAACCTTATCTCTTCGCATTTAATCGGATCCATTATAGCTGTAATGGCGTGTCCGTTATTGGcgaataaacaaaatttcgaaacgAAATTTCGTAAAGTTCATATACTCTGGCAGTTTATTTGTCTATGCGTGGTTATAGCTATTACCACGGTATTTGCTTGGtttgtttttctcatttttgcACTTTGTAAATTGCTCAGAAATAAACACGAAGTACTGAATCATCGCAGAGCGGTTatgataaaaagatatttaccTAAAAAAGGACTTCTAGAAAGATTGTTTATGATTGATAGCAAAACGGATCATATCGAACCTGGAgaggaaaaaagaaaacaatatatGGTTGATAAACAGACTTTTACATAA